A window of the Torulaspora globosa chromosome 6, complete sequence genome harbors these coding sequences:
- the DED81 gene encoding asparagine--tRNA ligase DED81 (ancestral locus Anc_1.353), translating to MSLYVKESVGVDEHGVPGSKEEPYKTAAFALFAFQQQNGEDAAEPKLFVFKSEDNEYQEISASALKKARKGSSGLAKKAVKQKEEQARRQQQEADNAAKQIAALNIRIEEDKSLPEAQKFKIGQSYGHVGQRVKLYGWIHRLRANKKVVFVVLRDGTGFIQCVMSGDLAAAQQTAELTLESSVALYGRVAKVPEGKSAPGGVELVVDYYEVIGVAPSGDDSFTNRIAEGADPSLLLDQRHLALRGETISAVMKVRAALLRAVRRVYEEEQLVEVTPPCMVQTQVEGGSTLFKLDYYGEEAYLTQSSQLYLETCLAALGDVYCVQESFRAEKSHTRRHLSEYTHIEAELCFLSFDELLAHIEKLLVNAVQYVLEDPVAGPLVRQLNPGFQAPKGPFMRLEYKDAIQWLNDHDIKNEQGEPFKFGDDIAEAAERKMTDTIGVPILLIRFPVEIKSFYMKRCQDDPRVTESVDVLMPTVGEITGGSMRIEGTEELMQGFKREGIDPKAYYWFIDQRKYGTCPHGGYGLGTERILAWLCNRFTVRDCSLYPRFSGRCKP from the coding sequence ATGTCGCTGTACGTTAAGGAAAGTGTTGGAGTGGACGAACACGGCGTTCCGGGATCAAAAGAGGAGCCGTACAAGACTGCAGCTTTTGCTTTATTTGCgttccagcagcagaacgGTGAGGATGCTGCAGAACCTAAATTGTTTGTGTTCAAGAGTGAGGACAATGAATACCAGGAGATCTCTGCGTCTGCGTTGAAAAAGGCCCGCAAAGGCAGCAGCGGgttggccaagaaggccgTCAAGCAGAAGGAGGAGCAGGCCAGGAGACAGCAGCAGGAGGCAGACAACGCTGCCAAGCAAATCGCAGCGTTGAACATTAGGATTGAGGAAGACAAGTCGTTGCCTGAAGCGCAAAAGTTCAAGATCGGGCAGTCGTACGGACATGTCGGGCAAAGAGTTAAGCTGTACGGGTGGATCCACAGGTTGCGTGCCAACAAGAAGGTTGTTTTCGTTGTGCTGAGAGACGGGACGGGCTTTATCCAGTGTGTGATGAGCGGGGATCTGGCGGCTGCTCAGCAGACAGCGGAGCTGACGTTGGAGTCGAGTGTGGCTCTGTATGGTAGAGTTGCGAAGGTGCCAGAGGGTAAGAGCGCGCCGGGCGGAGTTGAGCTGGTGGTCGACTACTACGAGGTGATCGGTGTTGCGCCTTCCGGCGACGATTCGTTCACGAACCGGATCGCCGAGGGCGCAGACCCTTCGCTGTTGCTGGACCAGCGCCATTTGGCGCTGAGAGGCGAGACGATCTCTGCTGTCATGAAAGTGCGTGCCGCGTTGTTGAGGGCTGTGAGGCGGGTGTACGAGGAAGAGCAGTTGGTCGAAGTGACTCCGCCATGTATGGTGCAAACCCAGGTCGAGGGTGGGTCTACGCTTTTCAAGCTGGACTACTATGGCGAAGAAGCGTACTTGACGCAGAGCTCGCAGTTGTACCTGGAGACGTGCCTCGCAGCTTTGGGGGATGTGTACTGTGTCCAGGAGTCGTTCCGTGCTGAGAAATCGCACACGAGAAGACATCTTTCCGAATACACACACATCGAGGCAGAATTGtgtttcttgagcttcgaCGAGCTGTTGGCGCATAtcgagaagctgctggTCAACGCCGTCCAGTACGTGCTGGAAGACCCGGTCGCGGGTCCTCTGGTCAGGCAGTTGAACCCCGGCTTCCAGGCACCAAAGGGCCCTTTCATGAGACTGGAGTACAAGGACGCCATCCAGTGGCTGAACGACCACGACATCAAGAACGAGCAGGGCGAGCCTTTCAAGTTCGGCGACGATATCGCGGAAGCCGCAGAGAGAAAGATGACCGATACAATCGGTGTGCCTATCCTACTGATCAGATTCCCCGTCGAGATCAAATCCTTCTACATGAAGCGGTGCCAAGACGATCCAAGAGTCACCGAGTCCGTCGACGTGCTGATGCCGACCGTCGGCGAAATTACCGGTGGTTCCATGAGAATCGAAGGCACCGAAGAATTGATGCAGGGTTTCAAGCGTGAGGGCATTGATCCAAAAGCCTACTACTGGTTCATCGATCAGAGAAAATACGGTACTTGCCCACACGGTGGCTACGGGTTGGGTACCGAACGTATCCTAGCATGGCTCTGCAACAGATTCACCGTCAGAGACTGCTCGTTGTACCCACGTTTCAGCGGCAGGTGCAAGCCATAA